The following coding sequences lie in one Haematobia irritans isolate KBUSLIRL chromosome 3, ASM5000362v1, whole genome shotgun sequence genomic window:
- the LOC142231243 gene encoding uncharacterized protein LOC142231243, whose product MRGQRITIFAKPQQYTTLKGENRYGYLKKLLGSMTHRLQLVLIDKTTLFRFRISNCPVIECILGQRCQHGFMRGKSTVSNLLEFVGHVFESFSQRRQLDVIYTDFSKAFDMVNHRLLLYKLDVLGFPPILLDRSYLHGRTQRVAFKDSSSMLIRVTYGVPQGRMIFRRLSYHRGY is encoded by the exons atgagaggtcaacgTATAACAATATTTGCAAAGCCGCAGCAATATACAACGCTCAAAGGAGAAAATCGATATGGCTACTTAAAAAAGTTGTTGGGTTCTATGACTCATCGATTGCAGTTAGTTTTAATAGACAAGACGACGCTATTTCGTTTTCGTATTAGTAATTGTCCTGTGATTGAATGTATCTTGGGGCAAA GATGCCAACATGGTTTTATGAGAGGTAAGTCTACTGTGAGTAATTTACTTGAATTTGTTGGTCATGTGTTCGAATCATTCTCTCAAAGACGTCAGCTGGATGTAATCTATACGGATTTCAGCAAGGCGTTCGACATGGTGAATCATAGGCTGCTATTGTACAAATTAGATGTTTTGGGATTTCCACCTATTCTTCTCGATCGATCCTACTTGCATGGTAGAACTCAGAGAGTTGCATTTAAAGATAGTTCATCAATGCTTATACGTGTGACATATGGAGTTCCCCAAGGTAGAATGATCTTCCGTCGGCTATCGTATCACCGAGGATATTGA
- the LOC142231919 gene encoding uncharacterized protein LOC142231919, with amino-acid sequence MILAARKHLFVINIFFFFVIFIVQKFIKIFCIIEEKACKNANCPGDKRCDERCVVSATGVSDSTTSVASLAAGLNNSSSYNPAPSSSAPPSPTPPVKGLRRIPMAMRKTMRSFGFGEGHFQLFVEEKQRQQYISKSRLNAAFAEVKLNPN; translated from the coding sequence ATGATTTTGGCAGCAAGAAAACATTTGTTTGTCATTAACATATTCTTCTTTTTCGTAATTTTCATTGTgcagaaatttataaaaattttctgtattatCGAGGAAAAGGCCTGCAAAAATGCCAATTGTCCAGGGGACAAACGATGCGATGAACGTTGTGTTGTATCGGCAACTGGTGTTAGTGATTCAACAACTTCAGTTGCATCTTTGGCAGCAGGCCTAAATAATTCCTCGTCTTATAATCCAGCACCATCATCCTCAGCTCCACCATCTCCAACGCCTCCAGTGAAAGGTTTAAGACGTATACCAATGGCCATGAGGAAGACAATGCGTAGTTTTGGTTTCGGTGAAGGCCACTTCCAACTTTTCGTTGAAGAAAAACAACGTCAGCAATATATCTCAAAATCTAGGTTGAATGCTGCCTTTGCCGAGGTCAAACTCAATCCGAATTAG
- the LOC142231918 gene encoding uncharacterized protein LOC142231918, translating into MILAARKHLFATNIFFFFIIFIVQKFIQVFCILEEKACKNANCPSDKRCDERCVVSAEDDDDDGPASTHTNSAAGHSNSSSTYSTPSSTPPPSPTPPVRGLRLIPMAMRKTMRNFGFGEGHFQLFVEEKQRQKYISKSRLNAATAEVKLNPN; encoded by the coding sequence ATGATTTTGGCAGCCAGGAAACATCTCTTTGCTACCAATATCTTCTtctttttcatcattttcattgTGCAGAAGTTCATACAGGTCTTCTGCATACTTGAGGAAAAGGCCTGCAAGAATGCCAATTGTCCGTCGGACAAACGATGTGATGAACGTTGTGTTGTATCGGCTgaagatgacgatgatgatggccCAGCATCCACCCACACCAACTCGGCAGCAGGCCATTCCAATTCCTCATCAACCTATTCTACTCCTTCATCAACGCCACCACCATCGCCTACACCCCCAGTGAGAGGTCTAAGACTGATACCCATGGCCATGCGTAAAACTATGCGCAATTTTGGTTTTGGCGAGGGTCACTTTCAACTCTTCGTCGAGGAAAAACAACGTCAGAAATATATCTCAAAATCCCGTTTGAATGCGGCCACAGCCGAGGTTAAACTTAATCCCAATTAG